In one Petrotoga miotherma DSM 10691 genomic region, the following are encoded:
- a CDS encoding NAD(P)-dependent malic enzyme translates to MDAKELHKILKGKIRTISNVDNLNEESLSLLYTPGVADVAKECSKDPENTFLYTRRWNTVGIISDGSAVLGLGNIGPYGALPVMEGKALLFNLFGQLDAFPICLNTQDPEEIVSIVKNLEPSFGGINLEDISAPRCFRILEELNKTMNIPVFHDDQQGTAVVVTAGLLNALKLTGKEAKNIKVVINGIGAAGYNIAKFLMDFGDINLVLVDKNGVLNKNVPESCLHEYHKELSKITNQ, encoded by the coding sequence TTGGACGCAAAAGAATTACACAAAATACTCAAGGGAAAAATCAGGACAATTTCAAATGTTGACAATTTGAACGAAGAATCGTTATCCCTACTATACACTCCTGGGGTAGCAGATGTTGCAAAAGAATGCTCTAAAGATCCAGAAAATACATTTTTATACACAAGACGTTGGAACACCGTTGGTATCATTTCAGACGGAAGTGCCGTATTAGGTCTCGGTAACATAGGCCCATATGGTGCGCTTCCCGTTATGGAAGGTAAGGCATTATTGTTTAATCTTTTTGGCCAGCTTGATGCCTTTCCAATTTGCCTGAATACACAAGATCCAGAAGAAATTGTTTCTATTGTGAAGAACTTAGAACCTTCGTTTGGAGGTATAAACTTAGAAGACATCTCTGCTCCTAGATGTTTTCGAATATTAGAAGAATTGAATAAAACAATGAATATTCCAGTTTTTCATGATGACCAGCAGGGAACTGCTGTAGTAGTCACGGCAGGATTGTTGAATGCATTGAAATTAACGGGCAAAGAAGCAAAAAATATTAAAGTTGTTATTAACGGTATAGGGGCAGCGGGATACAATATAGCCAAGTTTTTGATGGATTTTGGGGACATAAATCTTGTTTTAGTTGACAAGAATGGTGTATTGAATAAAAATGTTCCAGAAAGCTGTTTGCATGAATATCACAAAGAATTATCAAAGATAACGAATCAAGA
- a CDS encoding FumA C-terminus/TtdB family hydratase beta subunit, which translates to MKIDEIEKLKVRELLQYTGELIVMRDAAHQKLLELLSKNSQLPVDLNEKIVFYAGPANPPKNSKIGSIGPTTSERMDKYLEMIFKLSVLGTVGKGKRSDLAVKLCIKYKRVYFITPSGAAAYLSKCVKDIKILAFPELGPEAIYNINVEDFPLMVAIDTNGSQIF; encoded by the coding sequence TTGAAGATAGATGAAATTGAAAAATTAAAGGTCAGAGAACTCTTACAATACACAGGTGAATTGATAGTTATGAGGGATGCTGCCCACCAAAAACTTTTAGAATTACTTTCAAAAAATTCTCAGCTTCCTGTAGATTTAAACGAAAAAATTGTATTTTATGCAGGCCCTGCGAATCCTCCAAAGAACTCTAAGATAGGTTCTATAGGTCCGACAACGAGTGAAAGAATGGACAAATATCTTGAAATGATCTTTAAATTAAGTGTGCTAGGAACTGTTGGAAAGGGAAAAAGAAGTGATTTGGCAGTAAAGTTATGTATAAAATACAAGCGAGTTTATTTTATAACTCCAAGTGGTGCAGCTGCGTACCTTTCTAAGTGTGTGAAGGATATAAAGATTCTAGCCTTCCCAGAATTAGGCCCAGAAGCTATTTACAACATAAACGTGGAGGATTTTCCTTTAATGGTGGCAATAGATACAAACGGCAGTCAGATATTCTAA